The sequence TGTTCCGCCTGAATCAGCAGGTATTGGGTGTAGTGGGTGTGGGAAGGATTGGCAGCCGCGTGTGCTTAAAAGCTCGGGCCTTCGGAATGCGGGTACTGGGTTATGACCCTTATTTATCCCGTGAAGACCTTCAACGAGTAGGTGCCGAGAAGGTGGAATTTGAACAACTGCTTCAGGAATCGGATTTTATATCTCTCCATGCCCCCCTCACTTCCGAGACGAAAAACCTTTTCGGCTTGAAGGAATTCAAGAAGATGAAACCCACGGCCGTTATTATCAACACGGCGCGAGGACCCATCATCGATGAACAAGCCCTCTATCAAGCCCTTAGGGAGGGGTTGATCACCGGCGCGGGCCTGGATCTTACCGAGCCAGAGCCTCCCCGCCCGGATGACCCGCTCCTAAAACTTGAGCAGGTCTTGATCACCGGCCATTCGGCTTATTTTTCAGAAGCATCCAATCTGGAGCTGCAGCAAAAATCGGCCGAAGCTGTGCTCCTGGCCTTGAAAGGAGAATGGCCTCCGTTTCTGGTCAATCCTGAAGTCAAAGAGCAAAGGAATTGCCGTATTCCTTGAAGGTTGAAAAATAAAGTCTGGTAAAAGTGCCGGGGAACGGGTTTTTCCGCAAGGGGGTGATGAACTGAATTTAACGTAAGAAATGTTTTGGTGAGAATAGAAACTGACAACAGGAGGAAAAACGATGAGCAGTCAAGGAACGGATGAAACTCCTTGGAAAGTTCCGGGGAAATGGTCGGTAAGCCCCTATTGTTTTGAGCCGGAAGTACGGGCCAACTGGAAGATTCCCCCACAGGTCACCATCCACGACGTGACCTTGAGGGATGGGGAACAAACGCCAGGCGTCGTCTTTCGGAAAGAGGAAAAATTAAAAATTGCCCATGCCCTGGA comes from Deltaproteobacteria bacterium and encodes:
- a CDS encoding C-terminal binding protein encodes the protein MAMKVITSLPIASAEEILAKAGIQLVQGPLWTEKAVIEYGADADAAIVGANEPYTPKAIQALSKCKILSRMGIGYNNIDVGEATRQGIPVAVVLDASVHEVSDHALAFLLVFSRKLFPLTQVVRNGNWKPASNDIINARGRMFRLNQQVLGVVGVGRIGSRVCLKARAFGMRVLGYDPYLSREDLQRVGAEKVEFEQLLQESDFISLHAPLTSETKNLFGLKEFKKMKPTAVIINTARGPIIDEQALYQALREGLITGAGLDLTEPEPPRPDDPLLKLEQVLITGHSAYFSEASNLELQQKSAEAVLLALKGEWPPFLVNPEVKEQRNCRIP